A region of uncultured Draconibacterium sp. DNA encodes the following proteins:
- a CDS encoding DUF5723 family protein: MIILFAAICRIPATAQNGNPLQFLSEVSQSSQSNPAFQNKTEKLVIGLPLLSGALLHWNANFSSDYLFTEKFDYSFDHFYQSLGEPGNAEALATLPLVYLSHRNDKRTLSFSLSERVLLWGNFDHEFLKFIDQGLLPYYGKEEEFGPISFKTQFFRELAFSYAKQVNKKLSVGIRPKILFGRFFYDIENLNVVVQTDEERQVLQVIPNGDYRISGPIDVEYDPLIGKTTITTDFTAGDYFFKFKNMGAGIDLGFTYQLNKQTTVAVAINDLGFTTLNYKAFNNTFTGSIDYTHLYQSSDPDAPYYFEPRAALDALTDSLPYKTIAEDFTKRQYELLPVKLNLMATHRLNDRMKLNFSDNLTYYDGKANNYLSAYFNLFLGTRFELSSGLNLYNLGQVMPGFACSYTGRGIQLYLATNNIPRLVQPSKAKNLNLRFGVNLLFSTEPN; this comes from the coding sequence ATGATAATTCTGTTTGCTGCAATTTGCAGGATACCTGCAACGGCACAAAACGGAAATCCACTACAGTTTTTGTCGGAGGTAAGTCAATCGTCGCAGTCAAATCCGGCGTTTCAAAATAAAACTGAAAAACTGGTGATCGGGCTTCCTCTTTTATCGGGTGCCTTGCTTCACTGGAATGCTAATTTCTCTTCCGATTATTTATTTACTGAAAAGTTTGATTATAGCTTCGATCATTTTTATCAGTCATTAGGCGAACCCGGCAATGCTGAAGCACTTGCAACGCTGCCACTTGTTTATTTAAGTCACCGAAACGATAAACGAACTTTAAGCTTTTCCCTATCGGAACGAGTTCTGCTTTGGGGAAATTTCGATCATGAGTTTCTGAAATTTATCGACCAGGGGCTTCTTCCCTATTACGGGAAGGAAGAAGAATTTGGCCCCATCTCGTTTAAAACACAATTTTTCAGAGAACTGGCTTTTTCGTATGCCAAACAAGTTAACAAGAAGTTGAGCGTTGGAATACGACCAAAGATATTGTTTGGCCGCTTTTTTTACGACATTGAAAACCTGAATGTAGTGGTACAAACCGATGAAGAGAGGCAGGTTCTGCAAGTTATTCCCAACGGCGACTATCGGATTTCGGGTCCCATCGATGTTGAGTACGATCCGCTAATTGGTAAAACTACCATTACAACCGATTTTACTGCCGGAGACTACTTCTTTAAGTTCAAAAATATGGGAGCCGGCATCGATTTGGGGTTTACCTACCAGCTAAACAAACAAACCACCGTTGCAGTGGCAATTAACGATTTAGGTTTTACCACCTTAAACTACAAGGCTTTTAACAATACCTTTACCGGTTCGATAGATTATACGCATCTGTACCAGTCTTCTGACCCCGATGCCCCCTACTATTTTGAACCCAGAGCAGCACTGGACGCACTAACAGATTCCCTGCCTTATAAAACAATAGCTGAGGATTTTACCAAACGCCAGTACGAACTGCTTCCGGTAAAACTAAACCTGATGGCAACACATCGGCTAAACGATAGAATGAAGCTGAATTTTTCCGACAACCTCACCTACTACGACGGTAAAGCCAATAATTATTTATCGGCCTATTTTAACCTGTTTTTAGGAACCCGTTTCGAATTAAGCAGTGGGTTAAACCTTTATAATTTAGGGCAGGTTATGCCCGGTTTTGCTTGCAGTTACACGGGCAGAGGCATACAACTTTACCTGGCAACAAATAATATTCCCCGGCTGGTGCAGCCATCTAAAGCAAAAAATTTAAATTTGCGATTTGGTGTAAACTTATTATTTTCCACCGAACCAAATTAG
- a CDS encoding DUF4834 family protein: MALFITLYFGPGLFRTILIIAIIYFGIRFLKRYLFPKLIDKGIKNMQQKMQEQQRQQQPKRPEGEVTVENRRSNQRNSQDNGEYVDFEEVD, encoded by the coding sequence ATGGCATTATTTATTACACTATATTTCGGTCCTGGCCTCTTCCGAACAATCCTAATAATTGCAATTATATATTTTGGGATTCGATTTCTCAAACGTTATCTTTTCCCGAAACTCATTGATAAAGGGATTAAGAACATGCAGCAAAAAATGCAGGAGCAGCAACGTCAGCAGCAACCCAAACGCCCTGAAGGTGAAGTTACCGTTGAAAACCGGCGTTCAAACCAAAGGAACAGCCAGGACAATGGCGAATATGTTGACTTTGAAGAGGTAGATTAA
- a CDS encoding mechanosensitive ion channel domain-containing protein produces the protein MKRFIRFIFPFLLLIIAVYFKIFVEKSELVSPDYYNFFNKAGSILLIVSIAWGVMAILRAFKKVILSKLDTSQEDNLRQRKFLTQFNIMESIIYFLIVLISIGASLMLFEDVRQLGISLFASAGVAGIIIGFAAQKLIATVLAGLQIAITQPIRIDDVVIIENEWGRIEEITLTYVVVKIWDQRRLVVPSTYFFEKPFQNWTRTSAEILGTVFLYTDYHVPFDALREELTRLLNSTPLWDKRVNVLQVTDAKEYGVEIRALMSAKDSPTAWDLRVFIREKMIEFIQKNYPESLPRTRVVFEQGKEKLTTDLPGKTD, from the coding sequence ATGAAAAGGTTTATCAGATTTATTTTCCCGTTTTTATTGCTGATAATAGCGGTATACTTTAAAATATTTGTTGAAAAGAGCGAATTGGTATCGCCCGATTATTATAACTTTTTTAATAAAGCCGGTTCCATTTTGCTTATTGTAAGTATTGCATGGGGGGTGATGGCTATTTTGCGTGCATTTAAGAAGGTTATCCTTTCCAAATTAGACACTTCACAAGAAGATAATTTACGTCAACGTAAGTTTCTTACGCAATTCAATATCATGGAAAGTATTATTTATTTCCTGATCGTTTTAATTTCAATAGGTGCATCGTTAATGTTGTTCGAAGATGTGAGGCAGTTGGGAATCAGTCTTTTTGCATCGGCGGGGGTTGCCGGTATTATTATTGGTTTTGCAGCACAAAAGCTCATTGCAACTGTTTTGGCCGGTTTGCAAATTGCCATTACACAGCCCATCCGTATCGACGATGTGGTTATCATTGAAAATGAATGGGGACGAATTGAAGAAATTACACTTACTTATGTGGTTGTAAAAATCTGGGATCAACGCCGTTTGGTGGTGCCGTCTACCTATTTTTTTGAAAAACCATTTCAGAACTGGACACGCACCTCTGCTGAGATTTTGGGAACCGTGTTTTTATATACCGATTATCATGTGCCGTTTGATGCTTTGCGCGAAGAACTGACTCGTTTACTTAATAGCACACCGTTGTGGGACAAAAGGGTAAACGTTTTACAGGTTACTGATGCCAAAGAATACGGAGTGGAAATTAGGGCTTTAATGAGTGCCAAAGACTCGCCAACCGCGTGGGATTTACGCGTTTTTATCCGCGAGAAAATGATTGAATTCATTCAGAAAAATTACCCCGAAAGTTTACCGCGTACACGTGTTGTTTTTGAACAGGGAAAAGAAAAGTTAACTACCGATTTGCCAGGAAAAACTGATTAA
- a CDS encoding head GIN domain-containing protein — protein sequence MKTFTKVLFLLMIAVTSYGTILAGNSDETQTRQVSGFNAIKVSTGIDLYLTMGNAEEVKVVADDDIIDDLKTEVEGGTLKIYMKRNNWFNWGSGNQTRKVYVTVKELNELSASSGSDVESTNTLEGESLEVSCSSGSDLKIEVFYKNLSVDTSSGSDAKLRGKVKTLRVDASSGSDIKAGELESAICYANASSGSDITVSVSSELYANASSGSDINYHGNPEIRDIDESSGGDVSQR from the coding sequence ATGAAAACGTTTACAAAAGTTCTATTCTTACTAATGATTGCTGTTACCAGCTACGGAACAATACTTGCCGGTAACAGCGACGAAACACAAACACGCCAGGTCAGTGGTTTTAATGCTATAAAAGTCTCAACCGGAATCGACTTGTACCTTACAATGGGCAACGCCGAAGAAGTAAAAGTGGTTGCCGACGACGACATTATTGATGATCTGAAAACCGAAGTAGAAGGCGGAACGCTTAAAATCTACATGAAACGTAATAACTGGTTTAACTGGGGAAGTGGCAACCAAACACGAAAAGTTTATGTAACCGTTAAAGAGTTGAACGAACTTTCAGCATCATCGGGTTCCGATGTGGAGTCGACAAATACCCTGGAAGGCGAATCGCTTGAAGTAAGCTGCAGCAGCGGCTCCGATCTGAAAATAGAAGTTTTTTACAAAAATCTGTCGGTTGATACCAGCAGTGGCAGCGATGCCAAACTCCGTGGAAAAGTAAAAACACTTCGCGTTGATGCCAGCAGCGGTTCGGATATAAAAGCCGGCGAGCTCGAATCGGCAATTTGTTATGCCAACGCCAGCAGCGGATCGGATATTACCGTTAGTGTTAGCAGCGAGCTTTATGCCAATGCCAGCAGCGGATCGGACATTAATTACCACGGAAATCCGGAAATCAGAGACATCGACGAATCGAGCGGTGGCGATGTAAGCCAACGTTAG
- a CDS encoding Gfo/Idh/MocA family oxidoreductase produces the protein MDSKKSNQLDRRKFLGLSALGLSSLTILPSWTINGIKIAPSDRVTMGFIGLGQQGMNDFRSFSAVPGVEVVAGCDVDSMKTERFKRTVEEWQQSLGLAPRVDKYEQYEELLERKDIDAVEVCTPDHWHALMTIHACQAGKDVYVQKPLSFTITEAEKMVRVAKDTKRVVQVGSQQRSSAEFQKAIELVQSGAIGHIDKVYAKVGDPPAPLDLPEMKVPGNLNFNLWMGPLNDPNIHYHSDLCPPISLDPPEREKLWGAWRWYRETGNGFTADWGAHMFDIAQAAIGMDGSGPAVIIPKGVDGADYLTFKYLNGVVMTEQPYLEDMPNAQGIKFIGDDGWIEVARGYLACSKSELVPDELRGRRPKNLTPEERKKMFEEMQKAQKEGGGSFEISSPHMEDFISCVRSRQKPIAPVEVGASTAITCCLGNMATELQRSVKWNPATHSFGTDKEAWNHRLYDYQYRGSYKL, from the coding sequence ATGGATTCAAAAAAATCTAATCAGTTAGACCGAAGGAAATTCCTGGGTCTTTCAGCACTGGGTTTATCCAGTTTGACCATCCTTCCAAGTTGGACTATAAACGGCATTAAAATCGCTCCCAGCGACAGAGTAACAATGGGTTTCATTGGTCTTGGACAGCAAGGGATGAACGACTTCCGTAGTTTCTCGGCAGTTCCCGGAGTAGAGGTTGTTGCCGGCTGCGATGTTGACAGTATGAAAACAGAACGTTTTAAACGTACTGTTGAAGAATGGCAACAGTCGTTGGGATTGGCGCCTCGTGTTGATAAGTACGAACAATATGAAGAACTGCTTGAGCGCAAAGACATCGATGCAGTAGAAGTTTGTACACCAGATCATTGGCATGCTTTAATGACAATTCACGCTTGCCAGGCCGGAAAAGACGTATATGTTCAGAAACCACTTTCTTTTACCATTACCGAAGCCGAAAAAATGGTTCGTGTGGCAAAAGATACAAAACGTGTTGTTCAGGTAGGTAGCCAGCAGCGTTCAAGTGCTGAATTTCAAAAAGCTATCGAATTAGTTCAGAGTGGCGCTATCGGTCATATCGACAAAGTATATGCTAAAGTTGGTGATCCACCTGCTCCACTTGATTTACCGGAAATGAAAGTTCCCGGCAACCTGAACTTTAACCTTTGGATGGGACCATTAAATGATCCTAATATTCATTATCACTCAGATCTTTGTCCTCCTATTTCTCTCGATCCGCCGGAAAGAGAAAAATTATGGGGTGCATGGCGTTGGTACCGCGAAACCGGTAACGGATTTACTGCCGACTGGGGTGCGCACATGTTCGATATTGCACAGGCTGCTATTGGTATGGACGGTTCGGGTCCTGCAGTAATTATTCCTAAAGGAGTTGATGGTGCCGATTACCTGACATTTAAATACCTGAATGGTGTTGTGATGACAGAACAACCATATCTGGAAGATATGCCAAATGCGCAGGGTATTAAATTCATCGGCGACGATGGTTGGATTGAGGTTGCTCGCGGTTACCTGGCTTGTTCAAAATCAGAATTAGTTCCTGACGAGTTAAGAGGAAGACGTCCGAAAAACCTGACTCCGGAAGAGCGGAAGAAAATGTTTGAGGAAATGCAGAAAGCGCAGAAAGAGGGTGGCGGTAGCTTTGAGATCAGTTCTCCACATATGGAAGACTTCATCAGTTGTGTGCGTTCAAGGCAAAAACCAATTGCTCCGGTTGAAGTTGGTGCAAGTACAGCTATCACTTGTTGTTTAGGAAACATGGCTACTGAATTACAACGTTCGGTAAAATGGAATCCTGCAACACACAGCTTCGGAACCGATAAAGAAGCATGGAACCACCGTTTGTATGATTACCAATATCGTGGTTCGTATAAATTATAA
- a CDS encoding nucleoside 2-deoxyribosyltransferase: protein MKIYFAGSIRGGRQDAALYEQIIQYLKTFGEVLTEHVGDPLLTSAGDDGPNDQFIHDRDLEWLQSSDLIVAEVTAVSMGVGYEIGRAVEMGKPVLCLFRNGLNTNLSAMIAGCSDVELIYYSELEQLKKPLQKYLFSFKASK from the coding sequence ATGAAGATCTATTTTGCAGGTTCAATACGAGGAGGGAGACAAGATGCCGCCCTCTACGAACAAATCATTCAATACCTGAAAACCTTTGGCGAAGTGCTGACTGAACATGTTGGCGATCCGTTGTTAACCAGTGCCGGCGACGACGGACCAAACGATCAGTTCATTCATGATAGGGATTTGGAATGGCTTCAAAGTTCCGATTTAATTGTGGCTGAAGTAACTGCAGTATCGATGGGAGTCGGTTACGAAATTGGCCGGGCTGTGGAAATGGGCAAGCCGGTGTTGTGCCTTTTTCGGAATGGACTCAACACCAATTTATCGGCTATGATTGCCGGCTGTAGCGATGTTGAACTGATTTATTATTCAGAATTAGAGCAGCTTAAAAAACCACTTCAAAAATATCTGTTTTCGTTTAAGGCGTCTAAATAA
- a CDS encoding mechanosensitive ion channel domain-containing protein — MTFREILNLEIFKSGDFTLTVYNIFLILVVVLITLIVLKIIRRFFKRFIKREEAERRSYWSVYLILRYVVWVIIIIFLLESSGLKVSVLLASITALLVGVGFGIQQLFSDIASGIVLLIERNLQLNDVIQLQDGTVGRVIHIGLRTSRLKTRDDIILVVPNSNFVNDKIINWSQMDYNTRFSVDVGVAYGSDTKLVTQILLDCAAKNNNISLSPKPFVRFNNFGDSALEFQIFFWVRESFWVENTKSEMRYAIDDEFRKNGVQIPFPQRDIHIKSTVEQPK; from the coding sequence ATGACATTTAGAGAAATTTTAAATCTTGAAATATTTAAAAGCGGAGATTTTACTTTAACAGTTTACAACATATTTTTAATTCTTGTTGTAGTACTGATAACACTAATTGTATTAAAAATAATCCGACGTTTTTTTAAGCGCTTTATAAAACGAGAGGAAGCCGAACGACGTTCATACTGGTCGGTATACCTTATATTACGGTATGTCGTTTGGGTTATCATCATTATTTTTCTTTTAGAATCGTCGGGCTTAAAAGTATCGGTACTCTTAGCCAGTATTACGGCTCTGTTGGTAGGCGTTGGGTTTGGTATCCAACAGTTGTTCAGCGATATTGCTTCTGGAATTGTTTTGCTTATTGAGCGAAATCTGCAATTAAACGATGTTATTCAGCTGCAAGACGGTACAGTGGGTCGGGTGATTCATATCGGGTTACGTACCTCGCGATTAAAAACCCGCGACGATATTATTCTGGTTGTACCTAATTCGAATTTTGTAAACGACAAAATTATTAACTGGAGCCAAATGGATTACAACACCCGTTTTTCGGTTGATGTTGGGGTGGCTTACGGATCCGACACTAAGCTGGTTACGCAGATTCTGCTCGACTGTGCTGCAAAAAACAACAATATTTCGCTTTCGCCTAAACCGTTTGTCAGGTTTAACAATTTTGGCGATTCGGCACTCGAATTTCAGATTTTCTTTTGGGTGCGCGAATCGTTTTGGGTGGAAAATACCAAAAGCGAAATGCGCTATGCCATTGATGATGAATTCCGGAAAAACGGCGTACAAATTCCATTCCCGCAGCGCGATATTCATATTAAAAGTACCGTTGAACAACCAAAATAA
- a CDS encoding S41 family peptidase yields MKRRLLIGITIVAVIGISFFSFTRDEKNFEIAKNLDIYHTLFRELNMFYVDEVNPNDLVKTSIDKMLESLDPYTNYISEDQMEDFRFMTTGEYAGIGALISKQKDNIVIAEPYEGFPAQKFGIKAGDIILEVSGKDTKEMNTEDVSSLLKGPANKPVTIKLQRPGQKKPFTVDVIREKISIDAVPYYGMIDQNTAYIRLSNFTANCSEDVKKAFLELKENNPDGLILDLRGNPGGLLMEAVKIVNLFVPKGEEIVSTRGKVKQWDKVYKATAEPLDTTMKIAVLVNSGSASASEIVSGAIQDLDRGIIVGTRTFGKGLVQTTRDLSYNTKLKVTTAKYYIPSGRCIQALDYSHRNEDGSVGHVPDSLISEFTTKKGRKVYDGGGVVPDVKIEGDRLSSLSIELVTRFMIFDFATKYSNENESIPEPEQFSITDDIYKQFADFVEQSEFNYESASQDDMKALLETAKQEKYYELAKEEFDALAAKIAPDLDKDLSVFRPEISDLLESEIVSRFYYQKGSIRASINDDKGITKTIEALHSETAYAAFFKPGLIVGMN; encoded by the coding sequence ATGAAGAGAAGATTATTAATAGGAATAACGATAGTTGCGGTAATTGGAATTAGCTTTTTCAGCTTTACCCGCGACGAGAAGAATTTTGAAATTGCAAAGAATCTGGATATTTACCATACTTTGTTTCGCGAGTTGAACATGTTTTATGTTGACGAGGTGAATCCGAATGACCTGGTAAAAACCAGTATTGATAAAATGCTGGAGTCGCTCGATCCTTACACGAATTATATTTCGGAGGACCAGATGGAAGATTTCCGTTTTATGACCACCGGCGAATATGCAGGTATCGGTGCCTTAATCAGCAAACAAAAGGATAACATCGTTATAGCTGAACCCTACGAAGGATTTCCGGCACAGAAATTCGGGATAAAAGCGGGAGACATAATTCTCGAGGTTTCGGGGAAAGACACCAAAGAAATGAACACCGAGGATGTAAGTTCGCTGCTGAAGGGACCGGCCAACAAACCTGTTACCATAAAATTGCAGCGCCCCGGCCAGAAAAAGCCTTTTACTGTTGATGTTATTCGCGAGAAGATAAGTATTGATGCTGTCCCTTATTACGGCATGATCGATCAGAATACTGCGTACATTCGTTTGTCGAATTTTACGGCCAACTGTAGTGAAGATGTAAAAAAAGCTTTTCTAGAACTAAAAGAAAATAATCCTGACGGATTGATTCTCGACTTGCGCGGCAATCCGGGTGGGTTGTTAATGGAAGCCGTAAAAATCGTAAACTTATTTGTACCGAAAGGCGAAGAAATTGTAAGCACCCGCGGTAAAGTAAAACAATGGGACAAAGTGTATAAAGCAACGGCTGAACCATTGGATACTACAATGAAAATTGCTGTTCTTGTTAACAGCGGATCGGCTTCGGCATCCGAAATCGTATCAGGAGCTATTCAGGATCTCGACCGCGGAATTATTGTGGGTACACGTACTTTCGGTAAAGGATTGGTGCAAACTACACGCGATTTAAGCTACAATACAAAATTAAAAGTTACTACTGCTAAATATTACATTCCGAGTGGCCGTTGTATCCAGGCACTGGATTATTCGCACCGCAACGAAGACGGCAGTGTTGGACATGTTCCTGATTCTCTGATTTCTGAATTTACAACCAAAAAAGGCCGCAAAGTATACGATGGCGGTGGTGTTGTTCCCGATGTAAAAATTGAAGGCGACAGACTTAGCAGTTTAAGTATTGAGCTGGTTACCCGTTTTATGATTTTTGATTTTGCCACAAAATATTCAAACGAAAACGAAAGTATTCCGGAGCCGGAACAATTTTCGATTACCGACGACATTTACAAACAGTTTGCCGATTTTGTTGAGCAAAGCGAGTTTAACTACGAATCGGCATCGCAAGACGATATGAAGGCGTTATTGGAGACTGCAAAGCAGGAAAAATATTACGAGCTGGCAAAAGAAGAGTTTGATGCACTGGCAGCTAAAATTGCACCGGATCTGGATAAAGACTTATCGGTGTTCAGACCGGAAATCAGCGATTTGCTGGAAAGCGAGATCGTTTCGCGCTTTTATTACCAAAAAGGATCGATAAGAGCATCGATTAACGACGACAAAGGAATTACCAAAACGATAGAGGCATTACATTCTGAAACCGCCTACGCTGCTTTTTTTAAGCCCGGGCTGATAGTTGGAATGAACTAA
- a CDS encoding head GIN domain-containing protein: MKQFVVFLSGIILSLFTSSCLLQSTVKGNGNVTTEERDLEDFNALNVSRGMNVYVTMGNDYKVVVEADENLHKSIVTELHGEELRIKAIDIIRNATSLKVFVTLPQLEAATSSSGSNVFSENVLNVNDIDLSVSSGANLNFVLNAEEVSAKASSGSNIFLEGKASSINAKASSGSNIKAGDLKAKAAQASVSSGANIWLSTENELQATASSGGNVFYNGNPSETEISKSSGGNVIKN, translated from the coding sequence ATGAAACAGTTTGTAGTATTCCTTTCGGGAATCATTTTATCACTTTTTACTTCTTCGTGTTTGCTGCAGTCAACCGTTAAAGGAAATGGGAATGTAACTACCGAGGAGCGAGACCTTGAAGATTTTAATGCTTTAAATGTCAGCCGCGGAATGAATGTTTATGTTACCATGGGAAACGATTATAAAGTGGTGGTTGAAGCCGATGAAAACCTGCATAAAAGTATTGTAACCGAATTGCATGGCGAAGAACTTCGTATAAAAGCGATCGACATCATCCGAAATGCAACCAGCCTAAAAGTATTTGTAACGCTTCCGCAGCTCGAAGCTGCAACATCATCATCGGGCAGCAATGTATTTTCTGAAAATGTTTTAAATGTTAACGACATTGATCTTTCCGTTTCGTCTGGTGCCAATTTAAATTTCGTGCTTAATGCCGAAGAGGTAAGTGCTAAAGCCAGCTCGGGTTCAAACATTTTTCTTGAAGGAAAGGCCAGTTCGATAAATGCGAAAGCCAGTTCGGGATCGAACATTAAAGCCGGTGATTTAAAAGCCAAAGCAGCACAGGCAAGTGTTAGCAGCGGTGCAAACATTTGGCTAAGCACCGAAAACGAACTGCAGGCAACGGCCAGTAGCGGCGGAAATGTATTTTATAACGGAAACCCGTCTGAAACCGAGATAAGCAAATCATCAGGCGGAAATGTGATAAAAAATTAG
- a CDS encoding periplasmic heavy metal sensor translates to MKIKILSLALIVVFAFSITAKAQQTERKRRSPEQREMMAKRFDRERANFNDFFTEEQRAKLKELRLESTKEIQPLRNELNELRAKQRTLTTAEKADMKAIENNIEKMADVQAEIQKISAKQHQEIRSMLSEEQRIKFDQRKSRTDRDFNRKPTTRNHFIHGA, encoded by the coding sequence ATGAAAATCAAAATCTTAAGTCTGGCATTAATTGTTGTATTTGCCTTTTCAATTACAGCAAAAGCACAGCAAACGGAGCGAAAAAGAAGATCGCCCGAACAACGCGAAATGATGGCCAAGCGTTTTGACAGGGAAAGGGCCAATTTTAATGACTTTTTTACTGAAGAACAACGGGCGAAACTGAAAGAACTTCGTCTGGAATCGACCAAAGAGATTCAGCCCCTGCGCAATGAACTGAACGAATTAAGAGCCAAACAACGTACACTAACAACTGCTGAAAAAGCAGATATGAAAGCCATTGAAAACAATATTGAAAAAATGGCAGATGTTCAGGCCGAAATTCAAAAAATAAGTGCCAAACAACACCAGGAAATTCGCTCGATGTTAAGCGAAGAACAACGTATTAAATTCGACCAAAGGAAAAGCAGAACAGACAGGGATTTTAACAGGAAACCAACAACCCGTAATCATTTTATACACGGTGCTTAA
- a CDS encoding glycine--tRNA ligase — protein sequence MAQEDIFKKLVAHCKEYGYVFQSSEIYDGLGAVYDYGQMGVELKNNIKKYWWDSMVLLHENVVGLDSAIFMHPTIWKASGHVDAFNDPLIDNKDSKKRYRADVLIEDQLAKYEEKMNKEVAKAAKRFGESFDEKQFRETNPRVLANQEKWNNLHKRFSDALNDNDLAELKQIIEDEGIVCPISGSRNWTDVRQFNLMFSTEMGSTAEGASKIFLRPETAQGIFVNYLNVQKTGRMKIPFGIAQIGKAFRNEIVARQFIFRMREFEQMEMQFFVRPGSELDWFEKWKETRMKWHRALGFGDENYRFHEHEKLAHYANAAVDVEYKFPFGFKEVEGIHSRTDFDLSQHEKYSGKKIRYYDPELGESYVPFVVETSIGVDRMFLQVISASYCEEQLEKDTRVVLKLPPVLAPVKLAVMPLVKKDGLPEKAREIIDELKFDFNCQYDEKDSIGKRYRRQDAIGTPFCVTVDHQSAEDNTVTIRYRDTMEQERVAIADLGKIIGEQVSYKKLFGKL from the coding sequence ATGGCACAGGAAGATATTTTCAAGAAATTAGTAGCGCACTGCAAAGAATACGGTTATGTATTTCAATCGAGCGAGATTTATGACGGATTGGGAGCAGTGTACGATTACGGACAAATGGGTGTTGAACTGAAAAACAACATCAAAAAATACTGGTGGGACAGCATGGTGCTGTTGCACGAAAATGTGGTTGGTTTAGACTCAGCCATTTTTATGCACCCAACAATTTGGAAGGCATCGGGCCACGTTGATGCTTTTAACGATCCGTTAATCGATAACAAAGATTCGAAAAAACGCTACCGTGCCGATGTACTTATTGAAGACCAGCTGGCGAAGTACGAGGAAAAAATGAACAAAGAAGTGGCTAAAGCAGCAAAACGTTTTGGCGAATCTTTTGATGAAAAACAATTCCGCGAAACCAATCCACGCGTATTGGCCAACCAGGAAAAATGGAATAATCTGCATAAGCGTTTTTCAGATGCACTAAACGATAACGATCTGGCAGAACTAAAACAAATAATTGAAGACGAAGGTATTGTTTGCCCGATTTCAGGCTCACGCAACTGGACTGATGTACGCCAGTTTAACCTGATGTTTTCTACCGAAATGGGATCGACTGCTGAAGGCGCTTCAAAAATTTTCCTTCGCCCGGAAACGGCACAGGGTATTTTTGTAAACTACCTGAACGTGCAAAAAACCGGACGTATGAAAATTCCGTTTGGAATTGCCCAAATTGGTAAAGCTTTCCGTAACGAAATTGTAGCCCGTCAGTTTATTTTCCGAATGCGCGAATTCGAACAAATGGAAATGCAATTTTTTGTTCGTCCGGGCAGCGAGCTCGACTGGTTCGAAAAATGGAAAGAAACACGTATGAAATGGCACCGTGCCCTTGGTTTTGGCGACGAAAACTACCGTTTCCACGAGCACGAAAAACTGGCTCATTATGCCAACGCTGCTGTCGACGTTGAATATAAATTCCCATTTGGTTTTAAAGAGGTGGAAGGTATCCACTCGCGTACCGATTTCGACTTGTCGCAACACGAAAAATATTCTGGCAAAAAGATTCGCTACTACGATCCTGAACTGGGAGAATCATATGTACCATTTGTTGTTGAAACATCGATTGGTGTCGACCGCATGTTCCTGCAGGTAATTTCTGCAAGTTACTGCGAAGAGCAACTGGAAAAAGATACACGTGTAGTACTGAAATTACCTCCGGTACTGGCACCGGTAAAACTGGCGGTTATGCCGCTGGTTAAAAAAGACGGTCTGCCGGAAAAAGCCCGCGAAATTATCGACGAGCTGAAATTTGATTTCAACTGTCAGTACGATGAAAAAGACTCGATCGGTAAACGTTACCGCCGTCAGGATGCCATTGGTACTCCGTTCTGCGTAACAGTCGATCATCAAAGTGCAGAAGACAACACAGTAACTATCCGTTACCGCGACACCATGGAGCAAGAGCGAGTTGCCATTGCCGATTTGGGTAAAATTATTGGCGAGCAGGTTAGCTATAAGAAGTTGTTTGGGAAGTTGTAA